A stretch of the Planctomycetota bacterium genome encodes the following:
- a CDS encoding M12 family metallo-peptidase: MLSRSLVRGLAAGLAVAAAAAFAQPLLAQDGPQSPIVFDDLVSHTIERLDVVRGQDGSLRTTVMLGAEPATLILTPHSVRTPDFEVLIPQPDGSLKRVVAPAPTTYRGRVVGMESSTVVAGFFRDGLTAEIYTGEGEDNDWIVQPLRERVDGAADDLHVVHRRVDDISLDLIGGVCGTPDDPFAALQHMGQPDAPGVDETLVLDLAVDTDFEFYQLLGSSEPAVIAAIENQVNAVSRIYERDVDTVIQLGTVIVRDSSSDPYTTSDGGGLLGQMRNHWRSTKGSIVRDTASLMSGRDFAGGVLGVAYLSGLCSTTNGYNVNQYRNLSVAARVAVHAHEIGHNCSAPHCSGGDCRIMCAGIGGCSGDIFRFGNASKATIRSFLERVPCIDPLVVIPDPLALPFEDGFDASDDLDPMLWTDASEVFVSSAVVNPISSPNALGFRPDGTLSTVDLDVPAPGVAPTYVKFWTQARFVEAGKSLRVEYFSTFSGTWEEFGSIVSDGTTQDQYVQHEFEVPLTGVGNQFRLRLTAVGTDIADVWFVDSVVIDEFCRADLNSDGALNIFDFLGFQTFFDLGDPRADFNSDTRFDVFDFLAYQNAFTAGCY, encoded by the coding sequence ATGCTTTCACGTTCCCTCGTACGCGGCCTGGCCGCGGGGCTCGCCGTTGCCGCCGCCGCGGCGTTCGCGCAGCCCCTGCTGGCACAGGACGGCCCGCAATCGCCCATCGTGTTCGACGACCTGGTGTCCCACACCATCGAGCGGCTGGACGTGGTCCGCGGCCAGGACGGCTCGCTGCGCACCACCGTCATGCTCGGCGCCGAGCCGGCCACGCTCATCCTCACCCCGCACTCGGTCCGCACGCCGGACTTCGAGGTGCTCATCCCCCAGCCCGACGGCTCGCTCAAGCGGGTCGTCGCGCCCGCGCCCACGACCTACCGCGGCCGCGTGGTCGGCATGGAGTCCAGCACCGTCGTCGCCGGCTTCTTCCGCGACGGGCTGACCGCCGAGATCTACACGGGCGAGGGCGAGGACAACGACTGGATCGTCCAGCCGCTCCGCGAGCGCGTCGATGGCGCCGCCGACGACCTGCACGTCGTGCACCGCCGCGTGGACGACATCTCGCTCGATCTCATCGGCGGCGTGTGCGGCACGCCCGATGATCCCTTCGCGGCGCTGCAGCACATGGGCCAGCCCGATGCGCCGGGCGTCGACGAGACCCTCGTGCTCGACCTCGCCGTCGACACCGACTTCGAGTTCTACCAGCTGCTCGGCTCGTCCGAGCCGGCGGTCATCGCCGCCATCGAGAACCAGGTCAATGCCGTCTCGAGGATCTACGAGCGGGACGTCGACACCGTCATCCAGCTGGGCACGGTGATCGTCCGCGATAGCTCGTCCGACCCCTACACCACCAGCGATGGCGGCGGCCTGCTGGGCCAGATGCGCAACCACTGGCGGTCGACCAAGGGCAGCATCGTCCGCGATACCGCCTCGCTGATGAGCGGCCGGGACTTCGCCGGCGGCGTGCTGGGCGTGGCCTATCTCAGCGGCCTGTGCAGCACCACCAACGGCTACAACGTCAACCAGTACCGCAACCTGAGCGTCGCGGCCCGCGTCGCGGTGCACGCCCACGAGATCGGCCACAACTGCAGCGCCCCGCACTGCTCGGGCGGCGACTGCAGAATCATGTGCGCCGGCATCGGCGGCTGCTCGGGCGACATCTTCCGCTTCGGCAACGCCTCGAAGGCCACCATTCGCAGCTTCCTCGAGCGGGTGCCCTGCATCGATCCGCTCGTCGTGATCCCAGATCCGCTCGCGCTGCCCTTCGAGGACGGCTTCGACGCCTCGGACGACCTCGACCCCATGCTCTGGACCGACGCCTCCGAGGTCTTCGTCTCCTCGGCCGTCGTGAACCCGATCTCCTCGCCCAATGCGCTGGGCTTCCGGCCCGACGGCACGCTGTCGACCGTGGACCTGGACGTGCCCGCGCCCGGCGTCGCGCCCACCTACGTCAAGTTCTGGACGCAGGCCCGCTTCGTCGAGGCCGGCAAGTCGCTCCGCGTCGAGTACTTCTCCACCTTCTCGGGCACCTGGGAGGAGTTCGGCTCGATCGTCTCGGACGGCACGACCCAGGACCAGTACGTGCAGCACGAGTTCGAGGTGCCGCTCACCGGCGTGGGCAACCAGTTCCGCCTGCGGCTGACCGCCGTCGGCACCGACATCGCCGACGTGTGGTTCGTCGATAGCGTCGTCATCGACGAGTTCTGCCGCGCCGATCTCAACAGCGACGGCGCGCTGAACATCTTCGACTTCCTGGGCTTCCAGACCTTCTTCGACCTGGGCGACCCCCGGGCCGACTTCAACAGCGACACTCGCTTCGACGTCTTCGACTTCCTGGCCTACCAGAACGCATTTACGGCCGGCTGCTACTAG
- a CDS encoding AAA family ATPase → MTQTNQDRLRELLRVTAQPAITIVTDEEAHALELVRDAAADLGMPCHRWSATTGLQDADVEDLPVAVDTERAEHALRKVASEHLGGVHVFLDLGPHLEDAKTARAMREALFRAAQRVQKLVLIDHQPIASAAVRPYAAPFELHPPDLDEIERLVRGELRAHHLNTPIEIDVKRSEWEAMVRNLRGLTRRQIRNIAAEIIRADRRFDADDLPHVIASKREYVRADGLLEFVEAPTTLDDIGGLANLKTWLASRVLTSEAEAEAHGLEAPRGVLMLGVQGAGKSLCAKAISAAWKRPLLRLDPTVLYDRFIGESEHRLRKALHQAELMAPIILWIDEIEKGFASAGSTGSDGGLSRRMFGSLLTWMQEHSEPVFIVATANDIESLPPELMRKGRFDEIFFVDLPGVDAREAILRIHLRKRRLDPADFDLDRLIEITEGYSGAEIEQGIISARHEAFAHQREVTTDSLATILEASPPLSVTMAERIAELRRWAQGRCMPAG, encoded by the coding sequence ATGACGCAGACCAACCAGGACAGGCTTAGGGAACTCCTAAGGGTCACCGCGCAGCCCGCGATCACGATCGTGACCGACGAGGAGGCCCACGCGCTCGAGCTAGTCCGCGACGCCGCCGCCGACCTGGGCATGCCCTGCCATCGCTGGTCGGCCACGACTGGCCTGCAGGACGCGGACGTCGAGGACCTCCCCGTGGCGGTGGACACCGAGCGGGCCGAGCACGCCCTTCGGAAGGTCGCCAGCGAGCACCTGGGCGGGGTGCACGTGTTCCTGGATCTGGGCCCGCACCTGGAGGACGCCAAGACCGCTCGGGCCATGCGGGAGGCGCTCTTCCGCGCAGCCCAGCGCGTGCAGAAGCTCGTGCTGATCGATCACCAGCCCATCGCGTCGGCCGCGGTGCGCCCCTACGCGGCTCCCTTCGAGCTGCACCCGCCGGACCTCGACGAGATCGAGCGGCTGGTGCGCGGCGAGCTTCGGGCGCACCATCTGAATACGCCCATCGAGATCGACGTGAAGCGGAGCGAGTGGGAGGCGATGGTCCGCAACCTCCGCGGGCTGACGCGGCGGCAGATCCGCAACATCGCGGCCGAGATCATCCGCGCCGACCGCCGCTTCGATGCCGACGACCTGCCGCACGTCATCGCCAGCAAGCGGGAGTATGTGCGGGCCGACGGGCTGCTCGAGTTCGTCGAGGCACCCACGACCCTCGACGACATCGGCGGGCTGGCCAACCTGAAGACGTGGCTGGCGAGCCGGGTGCTCACCAGCGAGGCCGAGGCAGAGGCGCACGGGCTGGAGGCACCCCGCGGCGTGCTCATGCTGGGGGTGCAGGGCGCGGGCAAGAGCCTGTGCGCCAAGGCCATCAGTGCCGCGTGGAAGCGGCCGCTGCTGCGGCTGGACCCGACGGTGCTCTACGACCGCTTCATCGGCGAGAGCGAGCACCGGCTCCGCAAGGCGCTGCACCAGGCCGAACTGATGGCGCCGATCATCCTGTGGATCGACGAGATCGAGAAGGGCTTCGCGTCGGCGGGATCGACGGGCTCGGACGGAGGCCTGAGCCGCCGGATGTTCGGCAGCCTGCTGACGTGGATGCAGGAGCACAGCGAGCCGGTGTTCATCGTCGCGACGGCCAACGACATCGAGAGCCTGCCGCCCGAGCTGATGCGCAAGGGCCGCTTCGACGAGATCTTCTTCGTTGATCTGCCGGGTGTCGACGCCCGGGAGGCGATCCTGCGGATCCACCTGCGAAAGCGCCGGCTCGACCCGGCGGACTTCGACCTCGATCGATTGATCGAGATCACCGAGGGCTACAGCGGTGCCGAGATCGAGCAGGGCATCATCAGCGCTCGGCATGAGGCCTTTGCGCACCAGCGCGAGGTGACCACGGATTCGCTGGCGACCATCCTGGAGGCGAGCCCGCCGCTGAGCGTGACGATGGCCGAACGCATTGCCGAGCTGCGCCGGTGGGCGCAGGGACGATGTATGCCGGCGGGGTGA
- a CDS encoding GC-type dockerin domain-anchored protein, with the protein MLRVRAVLLACCSFAAPAAGQAEYALVELADLPGGANQSLALQVDDGGIVAGQVSGADGLRAAIWDESGVPMVLGTLPGGVSSSGFAIVDGMVAGQSTAACGETSGFVWTASGGMVAVGPEGCTFSRAESINAAGQTLVKVGPSREAFVWPEPGGAGAPRPLETWGGAVSTSRVLPDGGVVGGAGRHPLGGIVIRAVEWRADGTTRVFPRLDDAAPGADTVHARTDAGLYVGLASVGSITRAAIWDGAGTVLDAGAGLGDGVSSALLDANESGVAVGRSAVGAIRWDGVNGAVPLLDLVDTSGDGWELTNALSINERGWICGNGRSPAGGSRGFLLIPIAEGCPADLDGDGELTIFDFLAFQNLFDAGAAAADLDGDGSLTLFDFLAFQNLFDAGCP; encoded by the coding sequence ATGCTGCGCGTGCGTGCCGTCCTGCTGGCGTGTTGTTCGTTCGCCGCCCCCGCGGCCGGACAGGCCGAATACGCACTGGTCGAGCTCGCCGATCTGCCCGGCGGTGCGAACCAATCCCTCGCGCTGCAGGTCGACGACGGCGGCATCGTCGCGGGCCAGGTCTCGGGCGCCGATGGCCTGCGTGCGGCCATCTGGGACGAGAGCGGCGTGCCGATGGTGCTCGGCACGCTGCCGGGCGGGGTCTCGAGCAGCGGCTTTGCGATCGTGGACGGCATGGTCGCGGGCCAGAGCACGGCGGCGTGCGGCGAGACCAGCGGCTTCGTGTGGACGGCGTCGGGCGGCATGGTCGCCGTGGGCCCGGAGGGCTGCACGTTCAGCCGCGCCGAGAGCATCAACGCGGCCGGCCAGACGCTCGTCAAGGTTGGTCCGTCGCGCGAAGCGTTCGTCTGGCCCGAGCCGGGCGGCGCCGGTGCGCCACGGCCGCTGGAGACCTGGGGCGGGGCCGTATCCACCTCGCGTGTGCTGCCCGACGGCGGGGTGGTTGGCGGCGCGGGGCGGCACCCGCTGGGCGGCATCGTGATCCGCGCCGTCGAGTGGCGGGCCGACGGCACGACGCGGGTGTTTCCGCGGCTCGATGACGCGGCACCGGGCGCCGACACGGTGCACGCAAGGACAGACGCGGGGCTCTACGTGGGGCTCGCCTCGGTTGGTTCCATCACGAGGGCGGCCATCTGGGATGGCGCCGGAACGGTCCTGGACGCCGGCGCGGGACTGGGCGACGGCGTGTCGTCGGCGCTGCTCGACGCGAACGAATCGGGCGTAGCCGTCGGCCGGAGCGCCGTTGGCGCGATCCGCTGGGATGGCGTGAATGGCGCGGTGCCGCTGCTGGATCTCGTCGATACCTCGGGCGATGGGTGGGAGCTGACCAACGCGCTGTCCATCAACGAACGGGGCTGGATCTGCGGCAATGGCCGCAGCCCGGCCGGGGGCAGCCGCGGCTTCCTGCTCATCCCGATCGCCGAGGGCTGTCCGGCGGATCTCGACGGCGACGGCGAGTTGACGATCTTCGACTTCCTGGCGTTCCAGAATCTCTTCGACGCGGGGGCGGCGGCGGCCGACCTCGACGGCGACGGCTCGCTCACGCTGTTCGATTTCCTGGCGTTCCAGAACCTGTTCGACGCGGGCTGCCCGTAG
- a CDS encoding ArsR family transcriptional regulator, which produces MKVDTRDHAPTGGAQDEFIAAWGQMSSAWGISRTMAEVHALLYITGEALCTDDVMDRLQISRGNASMSLRALLEWGIVSKAHKRGDRKEYFLAEQDIWAMFRAIVRERLKREVEPLIAQLNDIRDRNDETGDAQTTADYQGRIDALVDFFGTVDRLGQRFASPSGQGLRAAATLLAKVS; this is translated from the coding sequence ATGAAGGTGGACACCCGCGACCACGCCCCGACCGGGGGCGCCCAGGACGAATTCATCGCCGCCTGGGGGCAGATGAGCAGCGCCTGGGGCATCAGCCGCACCATGGCCGAGGTGCATGCCCTGCTCTACATCACCGGCGAGGCGCTGTGCACCGACGACGTGATGGATCGGCTCCAGATCTCGCGGGGCAACGCCAGCATGTCGCTGCGGGCGTTGCTCGAGTGGGGCATCGTCAGCAAGGCCCACAAGCGCGGCGATCGCAAGGAGTACTTCCTGGCGGAGCAGGACATCTGGGCCATGTTCCGCGCCATCGTGCGCGAACGGCTCAAGCGCGAGGTCGAGCCCCTCATCGCGCAGCTCAACGACATCCGCGATCGCAACGACGAGACCGGCGACGCGCAGACCACCGCCGACTACCAGGGCCGCATCGACGCGCTGGTCGACTTCTTCGGCACGGTCGACCGCCTGGGCCAGCGGTTCGCGAGCCCATCGGGCCAGGGCCTCCGCGCGGCCGCCACCCTCCTGGCGAAGGTGTCCTGA
- a CDS encoding 4-hydroxybenzoate octaprenyltransferase — MEAAPLQPAGGMQAARLLAGDIKIAHSVFALPFALLAAVLAAGASAGGIRWQTFAGQLALILACMVAARTWAMLANRLADRTLDAANPRTRGRPLASGRVSLRAGGVALFASAGVFLAACGLFGVLFANWWPLALGVPVLLWIAFYAYTKRFTWLCHAFLGGALAASPLAAAIAIGGIGSLAMPALWAIASMVVLWVGGFDVIYALQDLEHDRRAGLNSIPARFGWRGAAWISRGMHAAAVACLVIALAIEPRFGVLFLLGVLATVALLAWEHAVLVRRGQAGIPMAFFTLNGVISVLLGGLGISDVLLTPLAA, encoded by the coding sequence ATGGAGGCCGCACCGCTCCAACCCGCCGGTGGCATGCAGGCCGCGCGGCTGCTCGCCGGCGACATCAAGATCGCCCACTCGGTGTTCGCGCTGCCCTTCGCGCTGCTCGCGGCCGTCCTGGCGGCCGGCGCGTCCGCGGGCGGCATCCGCTGGCAGACGTTCGCCGGCCAGCTCGCGCTGATCCTCGCGTGCATGGTGGCCGCCCGCACCTGGGCCATGCTCGCCAACCGACTCGCAGACCGCACGCTGGACGCCGCCAACCCCAGGACCCGGGGCCGCCCGCTCGCCTCGGGGCGGGTGTCGCTCCGCGCCGGCGGCGTTGCCCTGTTCGCGTCGGCGGGCGTGTTCCTGGCGGCCTGCGGCCTCTTCGGCGTGCTCTTCGCGAACTGGTGGCCCCTCGCGCTCGGCGTGCCGGTACTGCTGTGGATCGCCTTCTACGCGTATACCAAACGCTTCACCTGGCTGTGCCACGCGTTCCTCGGCGGGGCGCTTGCCGCCAGCCCGCTTGCCGCCGCCATCGCCATCGGCGGCATCGGGTCCCTCGCCATGCCCGCGCTCTGGGCCATCGCGAGCATGGTCGTGCTGTGGGTCGGCGGCTTCGACGTCATCTACGCCCTGCAGGACCTCGAGCACGACCGACGCGCGGGCCTCAACAGCATCCCTGCCCGGTTCGGCTGGCGAGGGGCGGCCTGGATCAGCCGCGGCATGCACGCCGCCGCCGTCGCGTGCCTGGTGATCGCCCTAGCGATCGAGCCCCGCTTCGGCGTGCTCTTCCTGCTCGGCGTGCTCGCGACCGTCGCGTTGCTCGCCTGGGAGCACGCCGTCCTCGTCCGGCGGGGGCAAGCCGGCATCCCCATGGCCTTCTTCACGCTCAACGGCGTCATCAGCGTGCTGCTGGGCGGCCTGGGGATATCGGATGTCCTGCTGACGCCCCTCGCGGCCTAG